The DNA region TTTTTCTTCCGTCCCACGTCCAAATTGGGACGGAGAACCATCATCTAAGCATCATTCGATATACATCACTTCCCGCAAAATCCGCCGGCCAATCCCAGGTTTCAGAGCCTTTTTCATGACTAAGTCTACATTCGTTCCTACTAACTCAGACAGATAATTTTTCAAATGAACAAAAGTTAGCAAATCGACTGACTCGCGGAAGTCTACCAGTATATCAACATCACTTGCTTCATCCTGCTTGTTCTTGACGTAGGAGCCAAAAATCCCCACTTCAATCACGCCATATTTTTGACTCAGCTCCTCTTTGTGTTCCTGCAAAATGTTTTTCAAATCTTCCAGGTTTCTCATGACACTGCCAACAATTTCTTGATCAACGGTTGGATTTCAGGAATTCTTTCAGTAACGGTCTTCCAGACCGTTTCCAAATCAACACCGAAATAGTCGTGGATTAAAATGTCCCTCATTCCCGCCATGTCCTTCCATGGGATTTCGGGATTTTCCTTATGAAATTCATCTGGAATATTCTTGCTAGCTTCGCCGATGATTTCCAATGCTCTGACCACGGCAAAAACCGTTTTGTCGTCCTCAATGAATTGCTCATAAGAGAAGTCTTTAACAAATCGTTTCGCCTTTTCCATGGCATCCAAAATATCTCTCAAAGAATCTTCAAATTCTCTATTCATGACTTTTCCTTCTTCGTCTCAAATTGCATTTGGGAC from Candidatus Schekmanbacteria bacterium includes:
- a CDS encoding nucleotidyltransferase, which produces MRNLEDLKNILQEHKEELSQKYGVIEVGIFGSYVKNKQDEASDVDILVDFRESVDLLTFVHLKNYLSELVGTNVDLVMKKALKPGIGRRILREVMYIE
- a CDS encoding DUF86 domain-containing protein, with amino-acid sequence MNREFEDSLRDILDAMEKAKRFVKDFSYEQFIEDDKTVFAVVRALEIIGEASKNIPDEFHKENPEIPWKDMAGMRDILIHDYFGVDLETVWKTVTERIPEIQPLIKKLLAVS